The DNA segment tatttcctaagcaattcgacttaggctACACAATTTACAATTCTAAGGCCGACAACATACTCGCGTGACCTCTGACATTGATTATCACTTAACCTCAGATGCGTCCCCTGtctgttatatacatataaaaaagaacCTATAAGGTATGATTTTCAATTGTACCTAGTCTTCTATTATACCCTCCCACGAAATCACGAGATTTACTACTATTACTGCTTAGTCAAAAGAaacgatttaaatattgtataaaatgcaCTGGTAAAATCGAAGTGATATATTTAAGCAATCTTGCTCtcattattattgtcttgatacctacataattatgtatttacgaTTTGGCGACCTATGCGATATCTTCATCTTCAATACAAAGAGTCCCCTCGGGAATCGTATGCGATATTGCGGCTACTCGATTGTAATGAAGTTTCAAGGATCTGGTAAGCGCCTAAGCAAGTTATTATGTCATGCACACGTATatagtcaaaatctgttataacgacattgaAGGGTCGTATAagccgatagtcgtaacagccgatggtGTTGAATGAATACGTAATACAAACCAGTACgatgttctaaacgatgtcgtcgttaATGGTTTTGAAGATATGTATATCCTTTGTAgaacatatttataagcatCTGATTGTATTCATATTGACATGTGTGGTGTTTGAGagcaaacataaaataaaatacgatttAGCGGAGTTTGAattttgttgaatattttttaaatcctttATTGACTACTCGTTATCGGCAGGCTCATTCTAAAACAACATAGTTACTGTCTTAGAAAATGATGGATAGTTAAAAGAATAAAtgtgttcttttttttaatattcttaaataaggtaataatagatgttttaaaagtattataaataaataaataataatataaaataatagtaatagtataaataaataaatgttttaaaagtaataatttattacgtgAGGTGTCCCGTTTTAATAgatgttaagttatataaattattattagcgaGTTAATTATTCCtcttataaataaagcttGTGTCGATTAAGCCTACAGAACTGTTTAAAGTACATAAGTTCAGAAATATAACtagtaatgttaaataaaaaaaataactatattaaaaacgtacctaaattaattaataataaatgttcatTCATTTAATCTTCAAAATGGCCTAGTACTTCGTAGATTAAACTATTGTTCTTGGCattaaatagtaaatgttTGGACACTCTCCAAGTTTTCCAAATCTTTCAAAAATGACAGTCTAttgttttctaaaatataagaactgttcatttgttttacactAGTGTCTCTTAGttctatgtttttaaaaacaacaatttataaGGGATTTGTTAGAGGTTAGGGTCATTAACAAGACAATAATGACCAATATTCAGCGTGTCATCAAACTATAGACCATAGAGCtttgaagattttttaaattgtaaataatttgtggTTTTGACCCTGGGCCTCAATGCGCAAACCGTGCGggccataaaaaaataaaaaattgtggtttaacataagtttgaaattattttggttCATACAAATAGCTtactagaatattttttaaagaagatagcgtagatatttaaaatatcttgcGAGTCAAAATTGCTTTATAAATAGCATAATATATGaatgtgatatttataattcatggaaaatattatgcagatatatatatatatatactttgcttaatatttaaatatgtagaaGCTAGAGCTAACgcgtttttagatttaaaaataacgttaaaatttaagaaaaatatttgcaaaaggcaaataaaaatcaaaacatcgtattagttttatatgtttacatgttttaactaatttatatatcacaaaatattttttatataataatatcttcccataatgtatattttaatgtaatatacaaAAGAGTATGGTCCAAAATTTTGCATAATATACCATGTTGTTCGCATATACAACGCGTATTAATCACGATACCTACTTGCAACCAGCGTTTAACAACAAGGACTGTGACACAACTTAATTTCTGCACATATAATATCCTAAACACAcggatataaataattagcactacgtttgtttataaataccgATTCGCGAACAACATAACACAACCGCGCACCAAGACAGGCGCGACGACACTAACAGAGCGCTCTTAGCTCTATATCGACCTCGGACCTCCCAAAGTCCAACATGACAACGATTGGACTGTGCCGACGCCGCAGTACTGCAAGCACTGCACTGCAGCTTATTCTTGGCAGAACATCCTGGCTCCTAATGCCAAGTATATGATAAACTGggttttctaaattaattctgTTGACACGCATGCGTGCAATCCCAACAGATGTGACCTTGTTCCCACATTAATTGTTAGATGTGTGTTTAGAGGTTAAGCCGCGAGAATACTTCGATCACTTGATGATACCGCATTTCTATATCATGTTGCACGGTTATAGGGAAAATTGCGCATCAACAAGAGTTTATTGCCTATGATTATAAGTGAGTACATCGTAAAAAAgtaacacaattttatttaaatctagcTAACGATGACCTCTGTCAGGCACAATAGGCTGCATTTTgtctataaaatttgtttggaATTTCGTTAACAATTTCCTTGTAATTTCTTCCTAAAACCTATCATacaacaaacaatttttttgaagtgaaacttctttaggcgcgtgagggtaaaatttttacggatgaaagaAACCTCACGAAGAgttgcagcgtttttgtcgaagaaaagggagagagcgattgagaaaGGGAGAacgggagatcgagaaaaatacacgctattggctAATGTATTCGTTTAATAGTACACACAGTACATAGTAGAACTTAAAATTGCAATTCTGTGACATAAATTCTTGTgtagtaaacgcagattttgtatatattaccaTTAACACGTAACtggtgtgtaaacagtgtgaatatacaaatacatggagtgctCATGTAACAGTATACATGAttatctattggggcttttaccttagtaataattaatttacaaagaagtttcacttctgaaaTGTGTACTTAGTACGCAcacgctttttattttaatattataaattagggtaataagaattttagaaaGGCTAAGGAGAGAAGGGGATGACTCAAAAAATGGTTTCGAAACACTGAAGAAGGtactaagaaattaattattagttaaagataatattttgtagttGTACCCTTGATaatgtatagtaaataaattacgcCTGTTGTGATGCTGGATGGATTTTATCTAATCTTAACTGCCATTTATAGTTTTAACGTGTGGAATTGTTGACGAAGGCGTaacttattaatagaaaacaactaattacattatttatgtacataccTTTTATTGGAATATTTGTTgttcaattcaattattttagtaataaataaataatatgttcattcatatgattataatttattatactggGCGCGTTTATTGTCAAAAATTGAcaactatacaaaaatttgacCGAAAAGAGCACAGAGCTTGGAATTCCCAATAGCCATTTGCcactttacataaaaaaaatcacacacaATTACACATATTCACACACCCACAACCAgtcttactttatttttattttgtcatagTATGTGTCATCTCTGTGTATGATGTATCTCGATGGAGGGCTGGTTATTATATGCACCAGTCTCTCATAATGATACCCTGCAGCATATGAACCtataaaatgcaatataaaGGAGAgacaaaaaaactttaatgttattagtattaaatttgaatcaatcaaatctaaataggtttattcaatttagatagGAATGTTAAAATCGTTTACAacattcgcgaaagagcaagagAACGCCGTCCGTTTGAAAAACTACGAGGATAACTACCAGAATAGAAAACTTACAGACACGTTTGTATCTTTTGAATAATGcacataaacaaattatgaGATACATTAGAACTGTCAAGAACCTGTCGAAAACTTGACAGTTGACATGTGTCGTAAAGTTCGTGCCTTTActggtaaaatattttgtacgtGTAATGATGGTTACTATCTTCTACTTTGATTTGAATACATTATCGATATGGTAAATAGAAATGTTCACGCCCAACTAGTCTTGGCCTATTTCTTTGCAAAAAATTAACGTAACGCACGCATTCCTCTTAAATGCATGGCGTGGCAgtgaaagttatttaaaatgtaatatttaacatgtaatattgttttataagacAATTTTTACTACCACTATTTGGAAACAGCTGTCCAATGAAGTTTTTCCGGACTAATACGAATACAGCAaggcacttgcgagccctctggcaatgagAGTGTCTTTATGTGTACGTTTCGTTGGCTGGAATTGgttacataattatacttttacaatcggtaaaaacatattaaatgaagGTTAAAAGTTCACCAGCAGTGATAAGCATAGCACATCATCGGAAATTGAGGACATTTCGCCggaatatgataaaaaaatatatttagaacgACGATATGccataatcaataaaatgaaattttaattttaataaatttttattttaaacgtattttttttatcatgagGTCTCGGGGCAATATCACAAAAGCCGTGACACGTTTAtatatttccatttttttgttaaaatttcaatGATAGCTCTTTGTTAGGAAGTCAGCGTTGGTAGGTTTCATCCTCGAATAATCTGCTTTTGTGATACTCTGGCCTACCATATCTGTATAAAGCCAGTCTCAAAAGCCGCTATAGTCAGCTTGGAGAAGATTACGATTATTATTTGTACCGTACCGTTGCTCATTTAccttatatttgtatttttagaaaCTCTTAACCTTTTAGTATGTAATGTTGTACGTCGCTCAACACGTAGATATCAACGCGTATTAACAACGTTAATGCTTAcactacatttataaataaggtatttgatattttaaatgtatggaTTTTCGTTACGGtaacatttgttataaataaaataatattaaattgtgacATCgcattgagcagtgttggcctagtggcttcaacgtgcgactcttttacctgaggtcgtaggttcgatcccgggctgtgcaccaatagacttgctttctatgtgtgcatttaacatttgctcgaacggtaaaggaaaagatcgtgaggaaactgacatgtcttagacccaaaaagtcgacgatgtgtgtcaggcactggagcctgatcacctacttgccaattagatttaaaaatgttcacgaaacagattcaaaaatcttagGCCtaaggacctaaagaggttgtagcgccactgatttatttgttttattggcATAGTATGAAACGTTTACCCTTGCGTAAAATATATCAGTAAAAATCACCAGGGACATTGCTCATACAAATAGACGCggtttaatattacttatttcatTAACTGGATAGGGccttaattaatagtaatatacgagtatgtagaaagtcgaaaactataGAGAAAATGACAGACCCCTTGCCGCCAGGCCATCTGCCATTAAGTTAATTGTTATGTGGCATTATGGTGAGCTTGACTTTTCAAAATCTAAAAGAATGATAATTGTCAATAACCATACTTGACGCTAGCTAATGCACAAACCGTGTTAGAGccaagagaaaaaaaaaatcaataacggAAGGATGAAAATCGTGTTTAAAGACTATACTTTGAAATGTACATTTCTCACGAACATTAGGATAAATTCATACGTATTAGTGAAACAGTTGATCTCTACTCCGTTATAACAGTAATGATATAGCACATTCGTGAAATGAACCGTTATAACtaatgataatgaaattttttgtggaCTATCTTTATTAGGTTAGATATTGCGTTAATTGGTCGAGGATTTCTTTTCGTCGTGCAAGTTTTACAATagttttatgataaatttaattgataagaGTACctaataatcttaatttacataaattattattgacgtctataaatgtacaaaacttttaataatgaatatgttttactttGACCATATTAGTATACCATACACAGTAAAGAGACAATTTAGTGcttatttcaaaacaattaaactatTACACAATATCATCTCTTAAATACAGGtacttacaataaattaataaggattttagatttttgtttgtgaCCCATGTCCTCGGTAGAGTGTGCAAATCTAGGACACCCAGTTTCTTTTTTCGCTCTTTTCTTTACGGCTTCATTGTTTTCAATGCtgtattatattctataatataggtaatattaGCTGTTCTGCGTTAgcgttttgtatttgtatgtcaAACAGTTGCAGAAAATACACAATTCTCATTTTTTTTGCCAGagattaataacttttaaatagaatGTTGCAAAATTTATACGTCATAATTAGTTATCACATGCGGGTAACGAAGGCTATGACAAGAAGGTTAGATTTTGAtagatacaataattattgtatcgtTTTAcggaatttatttttctatttaagtcTGTTTTACTCTTATATCTATTGTATGCAGATGCacttattgtatgtattaacaaagaaatatttaatataaagaactCATTTTAAATCGCGTGTCAgtgtttcaatatattatgtatataaacactatattatatattatgtatcatGTCGATTTCGTTTAAGATATAATACCTAAAattcttttaagttttttgttcttgtttttttttgtctaaataactttatgtattatgtatttctacACTTTTTGCTTGCCTTTTTCAGAGTCGTTGCctagaagagatcgctcgaaatcGATCGCAGTTGTCCTACTTTTCATGCAATTGCTCAATCTTTCTACaacgttaataaataaataatatttttttgaaatataataaaatttcactcGGAGGAAGTCGGGAATTaagaatgaaataaattggtttaatttacCGACAATTCTAATTCTAGGATCTGGAATATGAAGAGTCTAGACCAAGGCAGAGTAACTCGATAAAGGAAGTATGCCATTCAAAGTATCTATTTTAATCTGGACTGCCCACCTATTCTATTTGCGTACCTAGCAGACTAAATCTGTCTAAGAgcactataatattttagtatctaaacattattatatataatttatctttaatagtaataagtattgaaaaatataaaaggctGGTACACACTAGAACATTCCTGAATAGACTTCCgagttacaataaaatatcaaaatgttattattttaaaatatacaaataaacagtgaatgaaacttttttataaacagtGTGCGTGATTTGCATGTGTGTCCATGATCATATGAATATGGTCGTCCGTAGACTATAGACTATCACATGTCAAGCCATCATAAGTAAAGTGTATCAACTAAATATTTGCAATTGATGAAGATTACGTAGATTCAAATATGAAGCCACGTAACTCCTGAGCTCGGCCACTACACCAAAATAAATCGTGCTACAAACCGTGAAAGAGTGGGAGACTTACTATACTTTTTCAGGAGgcctatttttaatatgccttatcagaaaaaatatatctatgaaTTTTGGATGATAGGAATGCATACTATCGTTGAATCCTCGAAATTGTATTTCGGTTTTGACCAAAGACAATGTTTGGGTAATatgaaaaaagtaaataaataactcacttaaaaaaaatcaaagtccCTTTCCCCCCTATaatgcttacgtaatacttgaacccCATACGCCACCACTACCGCCCCATACGTGTCGCTTGTGACACGCGGCGTCGTAACACCGACCAGTGCAGACGGCTTAATGATGCGACGGGTGATGACCATTCTTAACGTGGTGTTTCTTCTTGTAGTATAGTGTGACGATCTCTACGATTAACATAGGTTCCATAAGAATAGGTTccatgctttttttttaaagagtaccgagagttttttatgccgtctttttctctcggccaacggcaacaccctctgtcttctttgccgatgagtagggatgccaagaGGTtcatgacgtggaataagtgataccatgatgatcttatgttccaaataaacgtatttcattCCATTTCAAGAAAACGTAAAAAGTTtacattccggaaaaccgaacgGTGTCTGGTGTAGCATACCAAATGTATGAAACATTTGGTATGCTAcaccatgttggtatgtactaaaaaggtaggctaagtaaaataaCACTAAGGAGATAGAAGTGAGGGCAATATTTCGTATACAAtaactatttctattttaatctttttattgttattattcatGATCCTCATTattgttaaagttaaaaaaaaagatatagtGTGAATCGGAAAAGTTTTCGAAAATATTGCTCGAAACCATAAAAAATCAGTCCTATCAGTTCTGGTAAAAACCTACAgtctacataaataatagttattttttttataaattcatattgaCCTGAACTTTACTGTCTTTCCGCGTAGAATAATCTATATCTTTGCTGTGTATTGACCCGGAAGGATCGATGTTCAATCACCATGTCAATGACTTCTGCCGGCGTGACTaaccataaaatattgtaagcaATGGtgtaaaaagtttgtaaagtAATACATTATGTTGTATCGAACAAGTTCAAGTTCTGACATAGCAAGCGtatgttaaaatgtatgttacataaacaactttaagaaaatattctataagtTCTAAGAATAAtggttttattatgttatgtagTTTAGGTTTgtcatagataataatattatttcctacctgtaataggaggcaactGCTATTGAGTGAAGTAAAATTGACAGATGatatatgacaattatttaattggtcGCGGCTCATCGCGGACCGCGGTTATttcagtttttagttttaccgGCAATCTGCCCAATATCAAATGTTTAATCTATTTCAACTTATAGTGCCTTTTTGGTCCATCACAGTTCTCACCACTgagtacaataataatttaataataaatactactttCGCGTTGTACAAGTAGTATAAAAGTTAAGACAAAGTCTGTTAGAGCAACATTCCAATGGAATCTGAAAGTATCCTAAAAGATTTAAATGAACTATTACCAAAATCTATCCTTCAGGAAGTGgcctgtttttgtttttatgataatCATCCCAGAGATTCCCGAAAAATAGATATCGTTGTATGTACTAAACGCGGAGAAGTGATGGAGTTTCATCAAAGAGAACTTGTTTCGTCTCTTTTGTTAGAAAACACATCGGACTTCATCGATATAATTATTCTCCGTAATGAAAAttgtgaattattttatttcgtgcATACCAGTtcccaaataattattttatctgtcAAAGAAGAAATAAGCATtcacattttaataagtaatgtagAAAGATATGAATTTCTTGATATTGATTTCTCTGGCTTGCCATGTCTTAAGGTCATACGAAAAGAAGATGCTGTGCCATTTATATATGACTGTAATTTTAAGCTTCTGGGACCTGTGAAAGTACCAAAACTAGAATTTGAAACTTTTCCTATAATGTCACAACTGGCAAGAAAACTTACTGAAGCAAAATACAATGTCAAGCAGAATCAAGCTACTCTAGAcgagtatattaaaattaaacaaacagcAGCTTATTGCTTGTATGAAAGAAATACTCCAAATACTGAAGAATCCTTTTTTACATTAGGATCAACCTCTGTAAGTTTATTGTCTATATATTTCCAgatttatttagataactaGCAATGCCTGATGGTCTTGTCCTCttatttttccattttgtatttattacttatctcGTAAGCCTGCATAAACATGCAGTTGATTTCTCTTATGTGCACTGATACAAggttaagatttttaatatcaatctagtgtattttaacatattatttaaaattacagataTCTAAGGTGTTAAGTATACATACTCAAAAACCACTGGTCAAGGGATgcaataaaaaagttactattattgttaacataaaaaatgaaaataatgtgtaagttagtaattataaatcatcataatatttgtaaagacTTTCAAAGAGTTGAAACCTAATAAGGATAAAAAATAGCAACGTGACACTGGTATTTggtaataaatcttaaatttacttgaaatttttttactaaatcaaTGATACTGAAATATCAATACTTAATATGTTAGAGTCCATTTTATTAATGGCAACCTTttctattattgttttttgattaaagacattatttatatttaaatcatacaatttaaaaaaataataaaaaaatattttcaggccCATTGAGAATATACATATTCTCTTTCATGGTACAGACAACAAAACCATTACATACACGACAAAACTCTATGAAGaatcaaacaaaatttggAAAGAAATACCACATACAATAAAGAGTAATCAAGAATGTTTTGTTCTTGCTGTATTAGATATGAGAGAATTGAAATATAGTGTGTCTagtaaaattgaatttgaagCAGTGTTGTCATTTACAAAACTTGGTAGTAGTTACGTGTTGccattagaaaatatttcaatatctgTTATGGAGACAATGAGGGAGGATTTTGAATTGCTAATGAGCAATGaaggtatttaaaactattacatttatttgatgGTTGTgccgttttaatttaaactacacTACCATGAATTCTTAAACATGATTTAGATATGTGTTAGTGTTTCAT comes from the Pieris rapae chromosome 3, ilPieRapa1.1, whole genome shotgun sequence genome and includes:
- the LOC111000662 gene encoding uncharacterized protein LOC111000662 produces the protein MESESILKDLNELLPKSILQEVACFCFYDNHPRDSRKIDIVVCTKRGEVMEFHQRELVSSLLLENTSDFIDIIILRNENCELFYFVHTSSQIIILSVKEEISIHILISNVERYEFLDIDFSGLPCLKVIRKEDAVPFIYDCNFKLLGPVKVPKLEFETFPIMSQLARKLTEAKYNVKQNQATLDEYIKIKQTAAYCLYERNTPNTEESFFTLGSTSISKVLSIHTQKPLVKGCNKKVTIIVNIKNENNVPIENIHILFHGTDNKTITYTTKLYEESNKIWKEIPHTIKSNQECFVLAVLDMRELKYSVSSKIEFEAVLSFTKLGSSYVLPLENISISVMETMREDFELLMSNEDSKLKVLGLMATSEKMELILRQVDMEEPAVNILEILCKHLNMEAVDNVENVLIHKKSPAHILHGLTLVLMEDNKMGSFKIDVYSRSTAQVLAFILYMYDRIPHRIMATLPDHIVSAKTSDLARFNSNTEMLIDTKNYASSLLNISKQILEYFDECMIKMNNSTEPEIIAQIGKQINLLSVGLPEFLKFRNKVIEESSNGVQTLKMETFSEDMSIECLDV